A window from Desulfobulbaceae bacterium encodes these proteins:
- a CDS encoding response regulator, with amino-acid sequence MTSNENNTKEIILLVDDDSDYLYLVGRYVSSAGYNFLTAADGLEAIELLKANPVDIVITDMMMPNADGMAILEYVKNCCRQIKVLVMTGHSEHHSYVEVITAGATDLIAKPFTQDELLARITRLIREKNLLQKYDKEIQKRQVIEDELRSYKDNLELLVENRTKDLLDSNEQLHAAREAAEAANIAKSTFLANMSHEIRTPLNGVLGMAELALETELDIKQKAIIETIHSEANALNELVCDVLDLAKIESAKLEVERLPFDLRYLFDDLTKVFAYRSQQKGLELIALFAPDIPPKVVGDPTRIRQILGNLVGNAIKFTPEGGEIVIRVILESQQEHEINCLFSVKDTGIGIPQDKQGAIFESFTQADNSTTRKYGGTGLGTAISKQLTELLGGKIGLTSEEGKGSEFWFTIPFAQQKGQETNCSPVFVDLVGLNVLVVDSSDATRTTLVQYLKNWGCVCHEAGSGEEALAMFENQSGDNLFGLVIADLKMKGMSGFDLATNLMNLKLASRVPFILLTPIGMRGDGERCKKAGINGYLPKPVSARELNQVAVRVLVVDSAEQSSQLVTRHTIAEVHVRGGEILLVEDYPANQQIAMAHLSGAGYSVDLAENGQEAVNLASEKDYDLILMDMQMPVMNGYDACRAIRKLGPKNMRIEDLDLDSAVYIPEPSVRVPIISMTANAMSGDREKCLEAGMDDYISKPLQKKQFLAMVEKWLLKAPESTKSLPVPHSEVVAEKPGNDKNHIFVDADLESLTLLYLKELIEDVEEMRKVASAGDYEALQSSGHRVKGSGGAYGMRYITELGAKIETAAKDHDQKAAGKLLEKLGEYIANVKIHCK; translated from the coding sequence ATGACATCCAACGAAAACAATACCAAAGAAATTATTCTGCTAGTTGATGATGACAGTGACTATTTGTATCTGGTCGGCAGGTATGTTTCGTCAGCGGGATATAATTTTTTGACAGCTGCGGATGGTTTAGAGGCGATTGAGCTGTTGAAAGCCAATCCTGTGGATATAGTCATCACTGACATGATGATGCCGAATGCAGACGGAATGGCGATTCTGGAGTATGTGAAAAATTGCTGCCGGCAAATAAAAGTACTCGTGATGACCGGGCATAGTGAACACCATTCTTATGTGGAAGTGATAACGGCTGGAGCCACAGACCTTATTGCAAAGCCGTTTACCCAGGATGAGCTGCTGGCGAGAATCACTCGGCTTATCAGAGAGAAAAATCTTTTGCAAAAGTATGATAAAGAAATCCAAAAGCGGCAGGTCATAGAAGATGAGCTTCGATCATATAAGGATAACCTTGAGTTGTTGGTGGAAAATAGAACCAAAGATCTTCTTGACTCAAATGAACAGTTGCATGCAGCAAGAGAAGCAGCGGAGGCAGCAAATATTGCTAAGAGCACCTTTCTGGCCAATATGAGCCACGAAATTAGAACTCCGTTAAACGGAGTTCTCGGTATGGCCGAGCTAGCTCTTGAGACAGAACTTGATATTAAACAAAAGGCAATAATCGAAACGATTCACTCAGAGGCCAATGCTTTGAATGAGTTGGTCTGTGACGTTTTGGATCTTGCCAAGATTGAGTCTGCCAAGTTAGAAGTTGAGCGCTTACCCTTTGATCTACGATATCTGTTCGACGATTTAACAAAGGTTTTTGCCTATAGATCACAGCAGAAGGGGCTTGAGCTGATTGCTCTTTTTGCACCAGACATCCCTCCCAAGGTTGTCGGAGATCCTACCCGTATACGACAGATCTTAGGTAATCTTGTTGGGAATGCCATAAAATTCACGCCCGAGGGTGGAGAGATAGTTATTCGTGTGATCCTAGAGTCTCAACAAGAGCATGAGATCAACTGCCTTTTTTCTGTAAAAGATACCGGTATTGGTATCCCCCAGGATAAGCAGGGGGCGATTTTTGAAAGTTTTACCCAGGCAGACAACTCCACTACCAGAAAGTATGGTGGAACTGGCTTGGGCACCGCTATCTCAAAACAGTTAACGGAACTACTGGGAGGTAAAATTGGCTTAACCAGTGAAGAGGGCAAGGGCAGTGAGTTTTGGTTTACGATTCCCTTTGCACAGCAGAAAGGCCAAGAAACTAATTGTTCCCCAGTGTTTGTTGATCTTGTGGGGCTTAACGTTCTAGTCGTTGATTCCAGCGACGCCACCAGGACCACATTGGTTCAATACCTGAAAAACTGGGGCTGTGTTTGTCATGAGGCTGGTAGTGGCGAAGAAGCCCTGGCAATGTTTGAAAATCAGAGTGGAGACAACTTGTTTGGTCTTGTAATAGCTGATCTCAAAATGAAGGGCATGAGCGGATTCGATCTGGCCACCAACTTGATGAACCTCAAACTGGCTTCTAGAGTGCCTTTTATTCTACTCACGCCCATTGGGATGCGAGGTGATGGTGAGAGATGTAAAAAGGCCGGTATCAATGGGTATCTACCCAAACCAGTATCCGCAAGAGAGTTAAACCAGGTAGCTGTGAGGGTCTTGGTAGTTGATTCAGCAGAACAATCGTCTCAATTAGTTACCCGGCATACCATTGCAGAAGTTCACGTTCGGGGCGGGGAAATTCTTCTGGTTGAAGATTACCCTGCTAATCAGCAGATTGCCATGGCCCACCTTAGCGGGGCTGGTTATTCAGTCGATCTTGCAGAAAACGGGCAGGAGGCAGTGAACTTGGCAAGTGAAAAGGATTACGATTTGATTCTGATGGATATGCAGATGCCTGTCATGAACGGCTATGATGCCTGCCGCGCAATTAGAAAGCTGGGCCCGAAAAATATGCGCATAGAAGATCTTGATTTGGATTCGGCCGTGTATATTCCAGAGCCTTCTGTACGAGTGCCAATTATTTCTATGACAGCTAACGCCATGAGTGGTGATCGCGAGAAATGCCTTGAGGCCGGTATGGATGATTACATCTCAAAACCCCTGCAGAAAAAACAGTTTCTGGCGATGGTGGAAAAATGGCTTTTAAAGGCTCCAGAATCTACGAAGAGCCTTCCTGTGCCTCACTCTGAAGTTGTTGCCGAAAAACCAGGCAATGATAAAAACCATATTTTTGTGGATGCTGATTTGGAGTCTTTAACTCTGTTATATCTGAAAGAGTTGATAGAAGATGTTGAAGAGATGCGCAAGGTGGCATCTGCCGGTGATTATGAGGCGCTGCAGTCGTCTGGTCATCGAGTAAAAGGTTCGGGTGGGGCATACGGAATGCGGTATATAACAGAACTTGGGGCAAAAATTGAAACCGCTGCAAAAGACCATGACCAAAAGGCTGCCGGCAAACTGTTAGAGAAACTAGGTGAGTATATTGCAAACGTTAA